DNA sequence from the Candidatus Methylomirabilota bacterium genome:
TCGATCCGCTCACCCTTCCGGCCATAAGCCTCCAGGCGGACCGCCGTGTGGCGGGGAACCATCCCCCGGAAGTCCGGAATCGACAGGCATCCTTCCCAGTCGGCGACCGCTTCCTCGCCGACCGGCGTGAGGACCGGGTTCACGATCACGGTGAGCGGGATGCGGGGCATGTCGGGATAGCGGGGATGCGACTCCACCTCGAGGACGGCGATCTGCCGGGACACGTGAACCTGGGGCGCCGCCAACCCCACACCGTCGTACTCGTGCATGGTCTCGATCATCTCGTCGATGAAGCGCTGGACGTCGGGGTGCGTGATCTCGTTCACCGGGACCGGATCAGCGCTCCGGCGGAGCACGGGATGTCCCAGGCGGGAGACCTTCAGGATCGCCAAATCAAGATTCTCCCCTCAGCGGCTCGGATGACACGGCAATCTTAGCACACGGCCCGGCCGGCGCCGCGCGGCGACCGCCGCATCTTGGCCTCGGAGGGGGTGTTCCGACACCCCCTCCGATTCAAACTCAGACGGCCGGGCGCCCGGTCTCGAGGCCGTCCAGGGTGATGAAGCGCGCCCCGGCCCCGCGCATCTCGGCGACGGCGCGGTCGCTGTCTCCGGGTGTGAGGTCCACTCCCCGGATCGCATCGGCCAGGACCACGACTTCGAAGCCGTCGCGGGCGGCGTCGAGCGTCGTCGCCTTCACGCAGTAGTCCGTGGCCAGCCCCCCGAGGTAGAGGCGCCGGACGCCGCGGCGGCGCAGGAGGGCCGGGAGAGGCGTGCCCCCCGTGTCCTCGGCCTGCCAGGCCGAATAGGCGTCCTGCTCGGGGTCCATGCCCTTCGAGACCAGGGTGGCGTCCGCAGGGATCCGGCAATCCGGGTGAAACGCCGCGCCGGGTGTCTCCTGGACACAGTGGGCCGGCCAGACGCCGCCATAGGCCTGGAAGTGCTTGGTCCGGGGCGGATGCCAATCGCGCGTCAGGAAGAC
Encoded proteins:
- the def gene encoding peptide deformylase, yielding MAILKVSRLGHPVLRRSADPVPVNEITHPDVQRFIDEMIETMHEYDGVGLAAPQVHVSRQIAVLEVESHPRYPDMPRIPLTVIVNPVLTPVGEEAVADWEGCLSIPDFRGMVPRHTAVRLEAYGRKGERIELTAKDFFARVLQHETDHLNGKVYLDRMRDFTTLSHLQEWMRYWLKPESAAE
- a CDS encoding isochorismatase family protein, with translation MAIRLDPTRDALVVVDVQNDFCPGGALGVREGDRVVPILNQYMARFSEAGAPVFLTRDWHPPRTKHFQAYGGVWPAHCVQETPGAAFHPDCRIPADATLVSKGMDPEQDAYSAWQAEDTGGTPLPALLRRRGVRRLYLGGLATDYCVKATTLDAARDGFEVVVLADAIRGVDLTPGDSDRAVAEMRGAGARFITLDGLETGRPAV